One part of the uncultured Bacteroides sp. genome encodes these proteins:
- a CDS encoding porin family protein → MKKLLLLLVIILGCNMLTMAQDSKVSWNAKAGLNLSNWTGGDSEGTDAKLGFKVGVGMEYAFDNIWSLQPSLFFSTKGTKYSETGFKITVNQMYLELPVNMQARVHIEGDTNLLFSAGPYIAYGIGGKISSNISSNDTDTFGNGGLDEFDAGVGFGVGLEFSKILVGLDGQLGLTKLNDVEGAAKNINFSVTLGYKF, encoded by the coding sequence ATGAAAAAACTATTATTACTTTTGGTCATCATATTAGGATGTAATATGCTAACTATGGCTCAGGATTCTAAAGTTTCATGGAATGCTAAAGCTGGTCTGAATCTTAGCAACTGGACTGGTGGCGATTCTGAAGGAACTGATGCAAAACTTGGCTTTAAAGTAGGTGTAGGTATGGAATATGCATTTGATAATATATGGTCATTGCAGCCTTCGCTATTCTTCTCGACAAAAGGGACAAAGTATTCAGAAACCGGATTTAAAATTACAGTTAATCAAATGTATCTTGAATTACCTGTTAATATGCAGGCAAGAGTACACATTGAAGGTGATACTAATCTTCTTTTCTCAGCAGGTCCATATATTGCTTATGGAATAGGAGGTAAAATCTCTTCAAATATTAGTAGTAATGACACTGATACCTTCGGCAATGGCGGTCTCGATGAATTTGATGCCGGAGTGGGATTTGGTGTAGGATTGGAGTTTAGTAAGATCCTTGTTGGTCTTGATGGACAGTTGGGCTTAACAAAACTAAACGATGTTGAGGGTGCAGCCAAAAATATAAACTTTAGTGTAACACTTGGCTATAAATTCTAA
- a CDS encoding nuclear transport factor 2 family protein — MKTKLLFWILFVTTLLSCTSKDKTVSEAEKGIIKKEVKKIVNMFFVGCEQTNFSLVMKTMNYSPEFRYIYNGNVLTYEDCISIFKPLFKTQEGQKFNILDEKYEILDNSTVLYTAKINSRTDYKDGHYILVDQGVIFFVFKRIDVRWQILYGVESTVEKTVNDNKKRDLNQIKLFKQFAGTWKGKLSKDSTFVWTGKYSNSKIEGNFKVLVKKKTVVEAKVLNVYDKSTDTFIETEIYKSSHPMVFVSRFTSGKICEAVPFKDSSDPEQAKLKTRFEFKRPDMFVQITTLNNTPIDTLICYRIKK, encoded by the coding sequence ATGAAAACAAAACTTCTATTCTGGATATTGTTTGTTACCACTTTATTATCCTGCACAAGCAAGGATAAAACTGTTTCCGAAGCCGAAAAAGGCATAATAAAGAAAGAGGTAAAGAAGATTGTGAATATGTTCTTTGTAGGTTGCGAGCAAACCAATTTTAGTCTGGTAATGAAAACAATGAACTATTCTCCTGAATTCAGATACATTTATAATGGCAATGTTTTAACCTACGAAGATTGTATTTCTATATTCAAGCCTCTCTTTAAAACTCAGGAAGGGCAGAAATTTAATATACTGGACGAGAAATATGAGATTCTTGATAATTCAACAGTGCTGTATACGGCAAAGATAAATAGCCGTACAGACTATAAAGACGGACATTACATCTTAGTTGATCAGGGAGTTATATTTTTCGTCTTTAAACGAATTGATGTAAGATGGCAGATTCTATACGGAGTAGAATCAACGGTAGAGAAGACTGTGAATGATAACAAAAAAAGAGATCTTAATCAGATAAAACTGTTTAAGCAGTTTGCGGGAACGTGGAAAGGCAAGCTAAGTAAAGACAGTACCTTTGTGTGGACAGGAAAATACTCCAATAGTAAAATTGAAGGTAACTTCAAGGTTTTGGTGAAAAAGAAAACAGTAGTGGAAGCCAAAGTTCTTAATGTATATGATAAAAGCACCGATACATTTATTGAAACCGAGATTTATAAAAGTTCTCACCCAATGGTTTTTGTATCGCGGTTTACTTCAGGCAAAATATGCGAGGCGGTTCCTTTTAAAGATTCCTCTGACCCTGAGCAAGCAAAGCTGAAAACCCGATTCGAGTTTAAAAGACCCGATATGTTCGTTCAGATAACCACCCTGAATAATACGCCGATTGATACTCTTATCTGCTATCGGATAAAGAAATAG
- a CDS encoding MTH1187 family thiamine-binding protein — translation MSVVMNFAIFPMDKGEHVSLYVKKVIEMIDALPCKSQLTSMGTIVECDTMDECLSVISKANAILEESTKRIYCTATFDNKPGQKEQMEHKVNAIRQI, via the coding sequence ATGTCTGTAGTTATGAATTTCGCTATTTTTCCCATGGATAAAGGAGAACATGTGAGCCTTTACGTAAAGAAGGTTATTGAAATGATTGACGCTTTGCCTTGCAAAAGTCAGCTGACTTCAATGGGCACTATTGTAGAATGTGATACGATGGATGAATGTTTGTCGGTAATCTCGAAGGCAAATGCTATATTAGAAGAAAGTACTAAACGTATTTATTGTACTGCTACGTTTGATAATAAACCAGGCCAGAAAGAACAAATGGAGCATAAGGTTAATGCTATCAGACAAATATGA
- a CDS encoding alpha/beta fold hydrolase, producing the protein MKTRNLFLFLLVWNSLSVCAQEIAGDWNGKLEVQGTKLTLVFHFNCNDGLYTGTMDSPDQSAKGIPITSVTFKDSLLNVTLTPLQAEYLGKWDGKSLKGTFKQMGMSFPLDLEKGVLKRNRPQEPKAPYPYNVEEVTFPNAKDGISLAGTLTLPKGKGNSKYPAVVMITGSGAENRDEEIFDHKPFWIIADYLTRKGIAVLRFDDRGFGKSGGVYKGATSADFAKDVEAAVAYLRTRKDINKKKIGLMGHSEGGIIAPTVASTDKKIAFIVLLAGPGLSGEKILIQQGGDLLGDSYSEETKQALAKIHKGSADILRQYPGESARSQLQKFYKEKEQDICSILKFDIKQGDIFINSMITRFMDPWFRSFLLTNPADYLVKVKCPVLALNGTKDRQVRAEENLDGIMRALNKGGNRNVETVSIYPLNHLFQECKTGMPAEYGAIEETFSPKALDKIWEWYSRKIK; encoded by the coding sequence ATGAAGACAAGAAACTTATTCCTTTTTTTGTTAGTATGGAATTCTCTCAGCGTCTGTGCACAGGAGATAGCAGGAGACTGGAACGGCAAACTTGAAGTTCAGGGAACCAAACTGACTTTAGTTTTTCATTTTAATTGTAATGATGGTCTGTATACAGGGACGATGGATAGTCCGGATCAGTCGGCAAAAGGAATTCCAATAACCAGTGTTACGTTTAAAGATTCATTGCTAAACGTTACTTTAACTCCGCTACAAGCTGAATATTTGGGTAAATGGGATGGCAAGTCCTTAAAAGGAACTTTTAAACAAATGGGCATGTCATTTCCTTTAGATCTTGAAAAAGGAGTGTTAAAAAGAAATCGTCCACAGGAACCTAAAGCGCCTTATCCTTATAATGTAGAGGAAGTAACATTCCCAAATGCAAAAGATGGTATTTCGCTTGCTGGAACGTTAACCCTTCCAAAGGGAAAGGGGAATAGCAAGTATCCGGCTGTAGTGATGATTACAGGCAGTGGAGCCGAGAATCGTGATGAAGAGATATTTGATCATAAACCTTTTTGGATTATAGCCGATTATCTTACCCGTAAAGGCATAGCCGTGCTACGCTTTGATGACCGTGGGTTTGGAAAGTCGGGTGGTGTGTATAAAGGAGCTACATCTGCCGATTTTGCTAAAGATGTTGAGGCTGCAGTTGCTTATCTAAGAACAAGAAAAGATATCAATAAAAAGAAGATCGGATTGATGGGGCATAGCGAAGGAGGTATTATTGCTCCGACGGTTGCTTCTACCGATAAGAAGATAGCCTTTATTGTTTTATTGGCCGGACCGGGTTTATCTGGTGAAAAGATTCTAATTCAACAAGGCGGAGATTTACTTGGAGACTCTTATTCAGAAGAAACTAAGCAAGCATTGGCAAAGATCCATAAAGGAAGTGCCGATATATTGCGTCAATATCCAGGAGAAAGTGCCCGCTCTCAGTTACAGAAGTTCTATAAAGAAAAGGAGCAAGATATTTGTTCTATTCTTAAATTTGACATAAAACAGGGAGATATCTTTATCAATAGTATGATTACTCGTTTTATGGATCCCTGGTTCCGTTCTTTCTTGCTTACCAATCCGGCCGATTATTTAGTGAAGGTAAAATGTCCGGTATTGGCTTTGAATGGAACGAAAGACAGACAAGTTCGTGCGGAAGAGAATCTGGATGGAATAATGAGAGCTTTGAATAAAGGTGGAAACAGAAATGTTGAAACTGTCAGCATATATCCGTTGAATCATCTTTTTCAGGAATGCAAAACGGGAATGCCTGCCGAGTATGGAGCGATAGAAGAGACCTTCTCTCCCAAAGCACTTGATAAAATTTGGGAATGGTATTCAAGAAAAATAAAATGA
- a CDS encoding alpha/beta fold hydrolase: MRKGIISFLFIFCSLGIFAQDIVGDWNGALSVQGTKLHLVFHFKNDNGAYKGTLDSPDQSVKGIPLTSVSFKDSLINVQMTSMMIDYSGKLDGRTIKGTFKQAGMTFPLDLEAGEIVVNRPQEPKAPFPYQAEEVTFKNDKAGITFAGTLTYPKEKGIYPAVVLITGSGPENRDEELFGHKPFLIIADYLTRHGIAVLRFDDRGTGKSGGAFKGATTTDFATDVQAAVNYLQGRTEINKKKIGLVGHSEGGIIAPIVASSDKNISFIVLLAGPGVTGDKIIIQQTKDLAGDSIPESEKEKLVKVPADCFKILSQYPGESARAELEKYFKDNKDSVFAYQKVPVDHQQDYVNGMIKQFMDPWSRCFLSLDPVKYLTKVHCQVLALNGTKDRQVNADINLTEIRKALKIAGNKNFQTMSIIGLNHMFQECKTGMTTEYASIEQTFSPQALELIGKFISDVTK, translated from the coding sequence ATGAGAAAAGGAATTATTTCGTTTTTATTTATATTCTGTTCTTTAGGCATATTTGCTCAGGATATAGTAGGCGACTGGAATGGAGCGCTTAGCGTTCAGGGAACAAAGCTTCACTTGGTATTCCATTTTAAAAACGATAACGGAGCGTATAAAGGAACTTTAGATAGTCCGGATCAATCAGTAAAAGGGATTCCCCTCACGAGTGTTTCCTTCAAAGACTCTCTGATTAATGTGCAGATGACTTCCATGATGATTGATTATTCCGGTAAATTGGATGGGAGAACTATAAAAGGTACATTTAAGCAAGCAGGGATGACTTTCCCTCTCGATCTTGAAGCCGGAGAAATTGTGGTAAACCGTCCGCAGGAACCGAAAGCTCCTTTTCCTTACCAAGCAGAGGAGGTGACTTTCAAGAATGATAAAGCTGGTATTACCTTCGCAGGAACCCTCACTTATCCGAAAGAAAAGGGCATATATCCGGCAGTGGTATTAATTACAGGCAGTGGTCCGGAGAATCGTGATGAAGAGCTCTTCGGGCACAAACCGTTTCTTATTATAGCCGACTATCTTACCCGCCATGGTATAGCTGTTTTACGCTTCGACGACAGAGGTACAGGAAAATCCGGAGGTGCTTTTAAGGGAGCTACAACAACCGATTTTGCTACTGATGTACAGGCTGCAGTTAATTATCTTCAGGGCAGAACAGAAATCAATAAAAAGAAGATTGGATTGGTAGGGCATAGCGAGGGAGGAATAATAGCTCCGATAGTTGCTTCTTCCGATAAGAATATCTCTTTCATTGTATTGCTTGCCGGACCGGGTGTTACGGGAGATAAGATTATAATACAGCAAACTAAAGACTTGGCCGGCGATTCTATACCGGAATCTGAAAAGGAGAAATTGGTTAAAGTTCCGGCTGATTGTTTTAAGATTCTGTCTCAATATCCCGGAGAATCTGCTCGTGCAGAGTTAGAGAAGTACTTTAAAGACAACAAAGACAGTGTATTTGCTTACCAGAAAGTTCCGGTAGATCATCAGCAGGATTATGTAAATGGAATGATAAAACAATTTATGGATCCGTGGTCTCGTTGTTTCCTTAGCTTAGATCCCGTAAAGTATCTCACTAAAGTGCATTGTCAGGTTTTGGCTTTGAATGGCACAAAAGATAGACAGGTTAATGCAGATATCAATCTCACTGAAATAAGGAAAGCACTGAAAATAGCCGGAAACAAGAATTTCCAGACAATGAGTATTATAGGTTTGAATCACATGTTTCAGGAGTGTAAAACAGGAATGACTACCGAGTATGCTAGTATTGAGCAGACTTTCTCTCCACAAGCTCTTGAACTAATCGGAAAGTTTATTTCAGATGTAACTAAATAA
- the thiD gene encoding bifunctional hydroxymethylpyrimidine kinase/phosphomethylpyrimidine kinase gives MLKQYKRVLTIAGSDPSGGAGIQADIKTISACGCYAMSAITAIVDENTFEVKGVHPVPTTFVRGQIESVLSDIGADAVKIGILHSSELIMAVKEALTPYNIRNIVLDPVMVATAGNDLLKQEAVRTLQNELIPLTRIITPNIPETEVLSGQKIESKEDMLAVIKSLSCNNRVSVLLKAGHLSDNELTDIFYNAETGEVLELKASRITSRNTHGTGCTLSSAVASFLAHGFSLDDSVRKAKDYMTQAILHGADYEIGKGHGPVHHFFTFWK, from the coding sequence ATGTTGAAACAATATAAGAGAGTATTAACCATTGCTGGAAGTGATCCTAGTGGAGGTGCAGGTATTCAGGCAGATATAAAAACAATATCGGCATGCGGATGCTATGCCATGTCGGCTATAACGGCTATCGTTGACGAGAATACTTTTGAGGTAAAAGGAGTACATCCCGTACCTACCACTTTCGTGAGAGGACAAATAGAATCTGTTCTTAGTGATATTGGTGCCGATGCCGTTAAGATAGGAATACTTCACTCTTCAGAACTGATAATGGCGGTGAAGGAAGCGTTAACTCCATATAATATCCGTAACATTGTGCTCGATCCGGTGATGGTTGCAACAGCTGGTAATGATTTGCTAAAGCAGGAAGCTGTCCGCACTCTTCAGAATGAATTAATTCCGCTAACAAGAATCATCACTCCGAATATCCCCGAAACAGAGGTATTATCCGGACAGAAAATAGAAAGCAAGGAAGATATGCTGGCGGTTATAAAGAGTCTTTCGTGCAACAATAGGGTCTCGGTGCTACTAAAAGCGGGACATCTATCCGATAACGAGCTGACTGATATCTTTTACAATGCAGAGACGGGAGAGGTCCTTGAACTAAAAGCCTCAAGAATAACATCTCGAAATACGCACGGAACGGGGTGTACATTATCCTCGGCTGTAGCTTCTTTTCTAGCTCATGGCTTCTCTTTGGATGATTCCGTGAGAAAGGCAAAGGATTATATGACTCAGGCTATATTGCATGGAGCCGATTATGAGATAGGAAAGGGGCATGGTCCGGTTCATCACTTCTTTACTTTCTGGAAATAA